One genomic window of Variovorax sp. RA8 includes the following:
- a CDS encoding TolC family protein: MRHVLRLTAISAAAVFLAGCATVSVDDALQETNTNAQAFTQGKLEISRTKEERDRRSALTEELLAKPLSQADAVQVALANSPALQALIAENWANIAAANQTSRLPNPIFTFERVRLGDELEIGRLLSFGLVDLILLPQRLAISKSQAAQAKVQLTGTVVDQVTQVRQAWVRAVAAQQSLQYAEQVKESAEASAELARRMQLIGNFSKLQRARQQVFYADAVTQLASARHAVTATREELVRALGLADAQAAKLKLPERLPDLPKTPREPREVAATASEQRLDVQLARAQLDVAGKSQGINLLSTFIDVEVGGRRDTIFDNAEGTKSTRRGFELDIVLPLFDWGSARRDLLDARSLAAANRYDATVLGARSQLREGYFAYRTAYDIAKHYRDEIVPLRQTIADENVLRYNGMLIGVFELLVEARAQIRSVADAIDAQRQFWLADAALSASVIGKPMSMAAPMPSTGSEPASGAAH, encoded by the coding sequence ATGAGGCATGTGTTGCGCCTGACAGCCATTTCCGCCGCCGCCGTTTTTCTCGCGGGCTGCGCCACTGTGAGCGTCGACGACGCGCTGCAGGAAACGAACACCAACGCCCAGGCCTTCACGCAAGGCAAGCTGGAAATCAGCCGCACAAAGGAGGAGCGCGATCGTCGCTCGGCGCTGACCGAGGAGTTACTGGCCAAGCCACTGTCCCAAGCCGACGCGGTGCAGGTTGCGCTCGCCAACAGCCCGGCGCTTCAGGCCTTGATTGCAGAGAACTGGGCGAACATTGCAGCAGCCAATCAGACCAGCCGACTTCCCAATCCGATTTTCACGTTCGAGCGCGTGCGCCTCGGCGACGAGCTCGAGATCGGAAGGCTGTTGTCGTTCGGCCTGGTGGACCTGATCCTCTTGCCCCAGCGGCTGGCCATCTCGAAAAGCCAGGCGGCGCAGGCGAAGGTGCAGCTCACGGGGACCGTCGTGGACCAGGTCACGCAGGTGAGGCAAGCCTGGGTGCGCGCCGTCGCAGCTCAGCAGTCACTTCAGTACGCGGAGCAGGTCAAGGAATCGGCGGAGGCCAGCGCGGAACTGGCGCGCCGTATGCAGCTCATCGGCAACTTCAGCAAACTCCAGCGCGCGCGCCAGCAGGTGTTCTATGCGGACGCGGTGACTCAGCTTGCTTCTGCGCGCCATGCGGTCACGGCCACACGTGAGGAGTTGGTTCGCGCGCTGGGTCTGGCGGATGCCCAGGCTGCCAAGCTCAAACTGCCCGAGCGGCTGCCAGATCTGCCAAAGACGCCTCGCGAGCCTCGCGAAGTAGCCGCGACTGCCAGCGAGCAGCGCCTGGACGTGCAGCTCGCCCGGGCCCAACTGGATGTTGCCGGAAAGTCGCAAGGGATCAACCTGCTGTCGACGTTCATCGACGTGGAAGTGGGTGGAAGGCGAGACACCATCTTCGACAACGCCGAAGGCACGAAGAGCACCCGTCGTGGCTTCGAGCTCGACATCGTGTTGCCGCTGTTCGACTGGGGTTCTGCCCGACGCGACCTTCTAGATGCGCGATCTCTTGCCGCTGCCAATCGCTATGACGCAACGGTGCTCGGCGCGAGATCGCAATTGCGAGAGGGGTATTTCGCTTATCGCACTGCCTACGACATCGCCAAGCACTACCGAGACGAAATCGTGCCCCTGCGCCAGACCATCGCGGACGAAAACGTGCTTCGCTACAACGGGATGCTGATCGGTGTGTTCGAACTGCTGGTGGAAGCGCGCGCCCAGATCAGGAGCGTGGCTGATGCGATTGACGCGCAGCGACAATTCTGGCTGGCTGACGC
- a CDS encoding DUF2946 family protein → MFAVLFQGYAAASMVCAPAHADGSAALEMVEVGPHDHGKHHHAAPDQDHSGDHEDLSSKSADDHKCGTCSACHAVALTTTQFSTSPQPLPDADLAEPFIAVASTSPGVLDKPPRA, encoded by the coding sequence ATGTTCGCCGTGCTCTTTCAAGGGTACGCGGCGGCGTCCATGGTGTGCGCGCCAGCGCATGCTGACGGCAGTGCCGCCCTGGAAATGGTGGAAGTTGGACCGCACGATCATGGCAAGCATCACCATGCGGCGCCCGATCAGGATCATTCCGGCGACCACGAAGACCTTTCTTCGAAGTCGGCCGATGATCACAAGTGTGGCACCTGCAGTGCATGCCACGCCGTCGCTTTGACCACCACCCAGTTCAGCACTTCTCCGCAGCCTCTGCCGGATGCGGATCTGGCAGAGCCATTCATCGCCGTAGCGAGCACCTCGCCCGGCGTCCTCGACAAACCCCCTCGGGCCTAG
- a CDS encoding type II restriction endonuclease, translating to MSIGLDVLIAHWKTDSLGTYNSWFLWDERLKNFRSIRRGLAQVVKDIEAGTFGNSFRGSSLETVVGSVAEQRQIFKGADHAFLWKPKLRIPDIYENASNQRAFARLLHACDCCDSAEEIIQAIRRIDAIQIKGLGPAVANLLYFVHPTLVMPFNTAIVRGYNAVTGSNVKLGRWDHYLSMREGCIRLNTQHRHALSNDMGALAGLLFDIGSGRYAAPPRADDARALEAWKTDLQKVREESAAAYKQWMAERDSDATHTEIQGWLRDLGKSLGFGVWIASNDQGRPYAGGRLADGCLAHLPDGTNGGLDSVPLIDVMWVEADGSRVAAAFEVEHSTSIYSGIVRMLDLALGSKLGATSAMFLVAPDNRRDDVQAQLRRPAFSRVAELGIRYLPYSELKSHREAIARFGTGLKPLLEISRSL from the coding sequence ATGTCAATCGGCCTCGATGTTCTCATTGCTCACTGGAAGACCGACTCCCTCGGCACCTACAACTCCTGGTTTCTGTGGGACGAACGGCTCAAGAACTTTCGATCCATCCGTCGTGGGCTTGCCCAGGTCGTGAAGGACATTGAGGCTGGTACTTTCGGCAATAGTTTCCGAGGCTCTTCGCTCGAAACGGTCGTCGGTTCCGTGGCTGAGCAGCGCCAGATATTCAAGGGAGCAGACCACGCCTTCCTCTGGAAGCCCAAGCTGCGTATCCCCGACATCTACGAGAACGCGTCCAATCAACGCGCCTTTGCCCGCCTGCTGCATGCATGCGATTGCTGCGACAGCGCCGAAGAGATCATCCAGGCGATCCGCCGGATCGATGCGATACAAATCAAGGGTTTGGGCCCGGCAGTTGCGAACCTGCTCTACTTCGTGCACCCGACCCTGGTCATGCCATTCAACACCGCCATCGTCAGGGGATACAACGCGGTCACCGGCAGCAACGTCAAGCTGGGGCGCTGGGACCATTATCTTTCGATGCGCGAAGGCTGCATTCGCTTGAATACGCAGCATCGACACGCATTGTCGAACGACATGGGCGCGTTGGCTGGTCTGCTCTTCGACATAGGCAGCGGCCGGTACGCGGCGCCTCCGCGCGCCGACGACGCACGCGCCCTTGAAGCTTGGAAAACCGACCTGCAGAAGGTCCGCGAGGAGTCGGCCGCCGCATACAAGCAATGGATGGCTGAACGAGACAGCGATGCCACACATACCGAAATTCAAGGCTGGCTTCGCGATCTGGGCAAGTCGCTCGGGTTCGGAGTCTGGATTGCCTCCAACGACCAAGGCCGACCCTACGCAGGCGGACGACTTGCCGACGGATGCCTTGCGCATTTGCCGGATGGAACGAATGGTGGGCTCGACTCGGTGCCGCTGATCGACGTGATGTGGGTAGAAGCCGATGGATCGAGAGTCGCTGCTGCTTTCGAGGTTGAGCACTCCACATCCATCTACTCCGGCATCGTCCGAATGCTCGACCTTGCGCTGGGTAGCAAGCTCGGAGCCACCAGCGCCATGTTTCTTGTTGCACCTGACAACCGTCGCGACGATGTCCAGGCTCAGCTACGGCGACCAGCCTTCTCTCGGGTTGCGGAACTGGGAATTCGCTATCTGCCCTATAGCGAACTCAAGAGTCACCGCGAAGCAATCGCTCGGTTCGGAACTGGGCTGAAGCCGTTGCTTGAGATATCTCGTTCCCTTTGA